From the genome of Pirellulales bacterium:
CAAGCGCGTGCCCTTCGCCGCCTACACCGGCGTCGACCTGTCGCCGCAGCGCAGTCGAGAGCTGCGGCAGAAATACGCCAGCGCACACAATGAACCGACAGGTGCCTCAGCAATCCAAAATCCAAAATCCAAAATCCAAAATCGCACCTTCACCTGGGGCGACGTCGAAAGCGTCAAAGACATGGAGCCGCTCGGCCGATTCGACCTCGTGGTAGCGACGCTGATCTTCAAGCGGCTCTGCCCGACGTTTCAGCTTGCGGCCACGAATTGCCGGCACACCTTGGTGCCGGGCGGAAGGTTGATCTTTGACGTGCCGGAGACGGGCGTCGATTGGCCGGCGACCGAAGAAGCCCAGATCGGCTCGTTCGAGAGCGGCTGGGGCTTTGGCGCGTTCTCGAAGTCGTATCGCAAGGAAGAGATTTGCGAGTTGTTGGAAGCGGCCGGCTTCATCGACGTGAAGTTCGACGCCATCGTTCATGACGGCGATAAACGGCGGCTGCTGGTGATCGCCACGCGAGCGTGAAGAGTGGTTAGTGATTAGTGATTAGTGGTTAGCGGCCGCTGATCGTGGCTAACCACTAACCACTAACCACTAACCACTCATCCCTGCCGCATGCACATCACGATCACCGACCAGCAGCTCGCCGACATCAACGGCAACCTGAAGTGGCTCATGTTCCAGCGCGACGCGGCCGGACGGACCGTCGGCGGCGGCGACTGGGACTATCCGCTCGTCGATACCCGTTTGCAGTTGCTGCTCGACCGCCTCGGCCCCGCCGCGCTGGCCGGCCGGCGCGTGCTGGAGCCGGGCTGTCTGGACGGGCACCTCACCGTCGGCCTGTGCGGCGCCGGCGCCGACGTGACCGCCTTCGACGTGCGGCCGAGTTGCGTCATCAAGACGTTCGCCCGCTCGCTGGCCTTCGGTTTTCAGCCGCGGCTGCTGCTGCACGACGCCCGGCGAATGGCGGAGCTCGGTACGTTCGACCTCGTTTATCACTCCGGCGTGTTCTATCACCTGGAGGATCCGGTCGAGCATCTGCGAAGCATCGCGGCTATGGCGCCCATGATGGCCCTCGACACACACACGGCGCGGCCGGAGGAGCCGCTCGACGCGATCGACGGCTACGAAGGTTGTTGGGCCGGTGAGTTCGGCTGGCACGACGAGCAGAGCGGCCTCGGCCCGCGTTCGTTCTGGCTCACGCGGCCGGAACTGTTTCGGCTGTTCAACGAATGTGGGTTCGCCCAGGAGACGCTCTGGCAAGACGACGCCGCGCCCAACGGTCCAAGGGGGTTTTATCTGTTGAAGAGGTCTTAGGTTTTGGGCCTTGTCATGGCGTGAATGCTTTTCAGCCGGCTTTAGCCGGGCTTCGTCCGTTTGCCACCAGCTTTAGCTGGTGGTTCGCGGCTACCCTGCTTTTTCCTGGAGCCGGCTTTAGCCCGGCTTCTCGACCATACCGCCGCGCGGGAAAACCGCCGCGCAAGGGCTAAAGCCACAGTCGAGAAGCCCGGCTGAAGCCGGCTATCAAATCTCCCTCCGCCCCGCAAACCACCAGCTCAAGCTGGTGGCAGACGGTCCAAGCCGGCTAAAGCCGGCTCCTCCCTCTACGTCTTACTTTGCGCGAGCTCATCCCTCATCCCGCGTCCCTCATCCCGCATCCTGAACCCCGAACCCTCCCATGATCCAACACGACTTCATGTCGGCCGATCCCTTCCCGCACCTGGTGCTCGATAACTTCGCGCCGGAGTCGACGCTACGGGCGGCGGCCGCCGGCTTCGACGACGTGCCGCACGACGCCTGGGTGCGGTACGACGATCTCGACGAGCGCGGCAAACGGGCCTGCAATAAGCTCGAAGCGATGCCCGCCGCCTGCCGCGACTTTCTCACGCTGCTCACCAGCCCGACCGCCGCCACGATCTGCCAGTGGCTGACCGGCATCGACGGCCTGGTCTCCGACGCGTCGCTCTATGGCGGCGGCCTGCACGTGACCGAGCCGGGCGGATTTCTCGGCACGCACCTCGACAATGAGCGGCAGCCGGCGACCGGCCTGGCCCGGCGCTTGAACCTGATCGTCTACTGCACCGACTGGTCGAAGGCCGGAGGCTGGCAGGACGACTGGGGCGGGCACCTGGAGCTCTGGGACCGCACTGCCAGCCGCATCATCAAGCGGATCGCGCCGCTCTTCAACCGCGCGATTCTTTTCGAGACCAGCAGCCACAGCTACCACGGGCACAGTCAGCCTCTCGCCTGCCCGGCCGACATTTCGCGGAAGAGCGTGGCCGTCTACTACTGGAGCGCCTGGCGTGCTCGCGCCCGTTTCTTTGCCCGGCCCGATGAGCAGCCGGATGCACAGAGGGAGGCGGCCCGGCTGGCGAGGGCCGGGCGGTGACGGCGACCCGCTAAAAGTTCATCCAAAGGCATTCTGTCTCTCGCGCCTTCTTTTTGCCGCCGGCGGCGTGATTCGCAATGTCGAAACTGACCCGATTCCAACCGGAATAAAGTTCCTCGTAGAGAGGCGACGGATAGCCGCTCAGCACAATCCTCGCCTTGCACGAACGTAGAAGTTCAGCGAGTCTGCGGTGATCGTCGTCGCTCATTTCCGCGCCATAAACGTTGGTGCTTCCCTTTGCGCGAGTTCCATGGACATACGGCGGGTCGCAATAGATCAAGCCGTCTTTGTGATCGAATCGCGGGATCGCCTCGAACGCCGACTGGCAGATTATTTGTACTCGACGCAAGCGATCGATAATCTCACTGATGAGGAAATTCGGCGTGATTCATGGGGCCGCTCCGTCCGAGAAGAGCGGCAAATTCGTCGTCCGCATCCCCAAAACGGTCCACCAAAAGCTCGACATCGAGGCGCGTCACGAGGGAGTCAGCCTCAACCAGCTTGCCGCCTGCAAGCTTTCCATCCCTCTTTGGAACAGCGAAGGGTTAACCTACGAGGTGGTCGTGGATGCCTTTAACGCGACGCACGACGGTTATTCGACGGATTGGGTGATCGTTGAGCCGGGCCGCAATGCTCGCTTTCTTGAGAAATGCAAAAGCCTCGGATTGCGGCATGGCGCTTGGGTTCTGAACCATGCGCTAATGAACATCCGGAAGACGACCAGATACAGCGCTCGCCTGAACAGAGCAACGAAGCGCGCCGGTTTTTCGGACTACGACGAGTATGCCTTCGCGTCAGAGATCGCCGTGCGCACCCTTCAACGGACGGAAGGGGTAACCCTGGATCGCATGCTCTGCGACCCGACAATGCGTGAACGATTCGACGAGTTGGCCCGGCAATTGGCGCCAACTCAGCCGGTCATAAAGCTACGGTGCGCCGCTCTGAATCTACGAAAGACTCACCGGCTTAGACCAATGCCTCGGAACACGACCGAATATGATTTGGTTGCGGCCGGACCGCTGCGAAGAGTCGATCTGTC
Proteins encoded in this window:
- a CDS encoding methyltransferase domain-containing protein, which translates into the protein MHITITDQQLADINGNLKWLMFQRDAAGRTVGGGDWDYPLVDTRLQLLLDRLGPAALAGRRVLEPGCLDGHLTVGLCGAGADVTAFDVRPSCVIKTFARSLAFGFQPRLLLHDARRMAELGTFDLVYHSGVFYHLEDPVEHLRSIAAMAPMMALDTHTARPEEPLDAIDGYEGCWAGEFGWHDEQSGLGPRSFWLTRPELFRLFNECGFAQETLWQDDAAPNGPRGFYLLKRS
- a CDS encoding 2OG-Fe(II) oxygenase; the protein is MIQHDFMSADPFPHLVLDNFAPESTLRAAAAGFDDVPHDAWVRYDDLDERGKRACNKLEAMPAACRDFLTLLTSPTAATICQWLTGIDGLVSDASLYGGGLHVTEPGGFLGTHLDNERQPATGLARRLNLIVYCTDWSKAGGWQDDWGGHLELWDRTASRIIKRIAPLFNRAILFETSSHSYHGHSQPLACPADISRKSVAVYYWSAWRARARFFARPDEQPDAQREAARLARAGR
- a CDS encoding toxin-antitoxin system HicB family antitoxin, yielding MRKFGVIHGAAPSEKSGKFVVRIPKTVHQKLDIEARHEGVSLNQLAACKLSIPLWNSEGLTYEVVVDAFNATHDGYSTDWVIVEPGRNARFLEKCKSLGLRHGAWVLNHALMNIRKTTRYSARLNRATKRAGFSDYDEYAFASEIAVRTLQRTEGVTLDRMLCDPTMRERFDELARQLAPTQPVIKLRCAALNLRKTHRLRPMPRNTTEYDLVAAGPLRRVDLSMIATLPGTYVFYDVNRPIYAGETENLHKRIEMHLKSGLPRWLQADMEESLVLKTLVLPSAKRDDRLDWLGAFVNRERPLLNYQKAA